In Lemur catta isolate mLemCat1 chromosome 1, mLemCat1.pri, whole genome shotgun sequence, one DNA window encodes the following:
- the SRSF5 gene encoding serine/arginine-rich splicing factor 5 has protein sequence MSGCRVFIGRLNPAAREKDVERFFKGYGRIRDIDLKRGFGFVEFEDPRDADDAVYELDGKELCSERVTIEHARARSRGGRGRGRYSDRFSSRRPRNDRRNAPPVRTENRLIVENLSSRVSWQDLKDFMRQAGEVTFADAHRPKLNEGVVEFASYGDLKNAIEKLSGKEINGRKIKLIEGSKRHSRSRSRSRSRTRSSSRSRSRSRSRSRKSYSRSRSRSRSRSKSRSVSRSPVPEKSQKRGSSSRSKSPASVDRQRSRSRSRSRSVDSGN, from the exons ATGAGTGGCTGTCGAGTATTCATCGGGAGGCTAAATCCGGCGGCCAGGGAGAAAGACGTGGAAAGATTTTTCAAGGGTTATGGACgaataagggatattgatctgaaAAGAGGCTTTGGTTTTGTG GAATTTGAGGATCCGAGGGATGCGGATGATGCTGTATATGAACTTGATGGAAAAGAACTGTGTAGTGAAAG GGTTACTATTGAACATGCTCGGGCTCGGTCTCGAGGTGGAAGAGGTAGAGGACGATACTCTGATCGTTTTAGTAGTCGCAGACCTCGAAATGATAGACG aaaTGCTCCACCTGTAAGAACAGAAAATCGGCTTATAGTTGAGAATTTATCCTCAAGAGTCAGCTGGCAG GATCTTAAAGATTTCATGAGACAAGCTGGGGAAGTAACCTTTGCGGATGCACATCGACCTAAATTAAATGAAGG GGTGGTTGAGTTTGCCTCTTATGGTGACTTAAAGAATGCTATTgaaaaactttctggaaaggaaataaatgggagaaaaataaaattaattgaagGCAGCAAAAGGCACAG TAGGTCAAGAAGCAGGTCTCGATCCCGGACCAGAAGTTCCTCTAGGTCTCGTAGCCGATCTCGTTCCCGTAGTCGGAAGTCTTATAGCCGGTcaaggagcaggagcaggagccgGAGCAAGTCCCGTTCTGTTAGTAGGTCTCCCGTACCTGAGAAGAGCCAGAAACGTGGTTCTTCAAGTAGATCTAAGTCTCCAGCATCTGTGGATCGCCAGAGGTCCCGGTCCCGATCAAGGTCCAGATCAGTTGACAGTGGCaattaa